TCGGGTTCAGGTGCCAAGGTAAATCAGAGAACCGGTTTATACCGTTAGGTCCATTTTATTTGGCTAATGCCAGATTAACAGATTCAATGGCATGTATACGTGTTGTGTCAAATAAGGGCACTTCTGAATCCTCCGGTTTAACTAATAATCCAATTTCGGTACAACCTAATATTATTCCTTCAGCTCCATTGTCAACTAACCTCTTGATCACCTTTTTATAATAGTCCCTTGATAAGGGTTTAATTTCACCTAAGCATAATTCGTCATATATTATTTCATTGATCACTTTTCGATCCTCTTCATTCGGTATCAAAACCTTAATGCCGTTATGCTCAATACGTGTTTTATAAAAATCTTGTTCCATCGTATATTTGGTGCCAAGTAAACCAACTGTACTTATTTTGGACTTTTGAATCTGGTTGGCTGTTGAATCAGCAATGTGTACAACGGGTAAGCTAACTTTTTCTTCAATATGATTAATCACTTTATGCATCGTATTTGTACAAATTACAATCATTTCAGCTCCTGCCTTTTCCAAAGACTGAGCAGCATTGCCTAATAATTTTCCAGCGCTTTCCCATTCTCCCTCAGCTTGATAGCGCTCGATCTCTTCGAAATCCACGCTATATAAAATGCACTTGGCTGAATGCAATCCTCCCAATTTAGTTTTCACTTCTTCGTTAATAATTCGATAATATTCTAGCGATGACTCCCAGCTCATTCCACCAATAAGGCCAATAGTTTTCATAAGCACTCCCCTCTTCCTAGGTCATATCCCGAAAGCAACCTATAGAAATTTAATAGACATTGTACCGTATTCTTACATCTTAAATAAACCTGCCTCCGTAAGCAAAGTAAAGAGTCGATTCCCCCTCGTTCCCCCGTTCTACAGTCACCTATAGATTCTTTCAATCGAAGTATAGGATGTATTGATAGTCTGGGTTATTGTGGTTGCTGCAACGCGATGCTAGAATTTAAACAATTTAAAACCAAGTTAAAACGTAAGAATAATAAGTTATAAGGGGAGTGTATTCATGATTACTGTTAAAGCACCCGCAGTATACGTACACGAGGCTAACATTCTTGAGCAAAGTGGTTCGCGGATTGCACAGCTTGGGCAGCATGTTCTCATTATCGCCGGTGAGTCTGCATTAGAAGCCGTGAAGCCTTACCTTCTTCCTTCACTGGAGGAGCATAAGATCAAATTCCATGTGCAGTTGTTTCATGGTGAGGTTACAACAGGCCAGATTGATACTTTTACGCAGCAAGCTTTCGATCTGGATGTTGATCTGATTATCGGCGTCGGTGGTGGTAAAGTGCTCGATCTGTCCAAAGCAGTGGCCGAGCAAGCCCAATTGCCCATTGTAACAGTCCCAACGATTGCCGCAACCTGTGCCGCCTGGTCCGCCTTAACCGTGCTCTATGATGAACAGGGACAATCTGCAGGCTATCGTCCCCTGCGGCGTTCGCCTAATCTCGTTCTGGCTGATTCTCATATTCTGGCGAGTGCACCAAGACGGTATTTGGCCGCTGGGATCGGTGACACACTCGTAAAATGGCATGAGTTCGCCGTTAATCTAAGTGGCAACGCCACCAGTCTCACTCTTCGAAACAGTGTCAGCACTGCCAAGCTTGCACTTGATATTCTTGAAGCGCACGCCATCGAAGTCTATGAATCTACCGATACAACCGGTAGTACACCCCAATTCCGTGATGTTGCCGATGCCATTATTGTGCTCGCCGGCCTTGTAGGCAGCATTAGTGATGGATCACTTCATGCCGCGATTGCTCACGGGCTGCATGACAGCCTCACCAAATTACCCGAAACACACGCTTCGCTACATGGAGAAAAGGTAGCCTTTGGACTCTTCACCCAGTGGATTCTTGAAGGCAAAGCAGGGGATGAGCTTCATGAGCTGACCACGCTGTTACATAAGCTGAATCTGCCTATCACTCTTGCTGAGCTTGGCATACAACAACAGCCTCAGGAAGCTGCTGCACGCATTGCAGCAGGACTACAGCTGCGGGAAGGCAGTGCGGCACATCTCTCCTTCGGAGTTAGCACAGCGCAGGTAACTGAAGCCATTCTTCAGGCAGACCGTATCGGCCAGGCATTTATCGAATCCAATGATTCTATTGAGTCCAATGGATCTATCACTAAATTCACTGAGTCCGTTGAGTCCAATGAGAACAACTCATACACCAAGGAGGTTTCCTCCCTATGATCCGTCCAAACCGCCAGCACACTCTTGCCTTAACTGTATTTCTGAGCGCGGTTCTGTTGTTGCTAATTTCCGGCTGCTCTGCCGGAACTGACAATCAGGCCGCGGGTACAGGTACAACACCGACAGCGGCATCAGCTGCTTCGAATAAAGACGTTACCATTCGGGTTGGTCAGACCGGATGGGGCAATCTCGAATTGGGACTGAAAGCCGCCGGACTCGATGACACCCCCTATAAAGTCACTTATAACGTATTTCAGGGAGGTAACCTGATCCTTGAAGCGATGGCTGCAAACCAACTGGACTTTGGTGTAACCAGTGAAATTCCGCCCATTTTTGCATCTCAGGCTGCCAATGGTGGAAGCTTCAAAATTATTGCGGTACAACAAGGCAGCACCTTGAATCAAGAGGTCGTTGTCCCCAAAGGTTCTTCGATCAAATCGGTTGCTGACCTGAAAGGCAAGAAAGTGGCTTTCGTAAAAAATACAACGGCCCACTATTTCCTGCTCAAAATGCTGGAGGAAGCCGGATTAACCTGGAGTGACATCAGTCCGGTCGAACTTACAACAGCGGACGGACTCAGTGCCCTAATTAGCGGGAAAGTGGATGCTCTCGCCAGTTACGGCAATGCCATCATCTCCGCACATCAGAATGAAGCAACAACGCTCGCCAGCGCCAAAGATATCCTGTCAGGCAGCTTCCTTGTAGCCGCCTCCGATCAGGCTATTGCGAATGAGGAACAGAAAAAGGCCCTTGCCGATTATCTGGAGCGAATCAACAAATTCAATGATTGGGCTCGTGCCAATAAGGATGCGTGGGCTCAAATTACAGCAGACAACACCCACCAGCCCGTGGAGCAAGCCCTTAAAACCTACACGGATGGAGAGGCACAACGGCCATCGCG
Above is a window of Paenibacillus sp. E222 DNA encoding:
- a CDS encoding aspartate/glutamate racemase family protein, with the protein product MKTIGLIGGMSWESSLEYYRIINEEVKTKLGGLHSAKCILYSVDFEEIERYQAEGEWESAGKLLGNAAQSLEKAGAEMIVICTNTMHKVINHIEEKVSLPVVHIADSTANQIQKSKISTVGLLGTKYTMEQDFYKTRIEHNGIKVLIPNEEDRKVINEIIYDELCLGEIKPLSRDYYKKVIKRLVDNGAEGIILGCTEIGLLVKPEDSEVPLFDTTRIHAIESVNLALAK
- a CDS encoding iron-containing alcohol dehydrogenase family protein, whose translation is MITVKAPAVYVHEANILEQSGSRIAQLGQHVLIIAGESALEAVKPYLLPSLEEHKIKFHVQLFHGEVTTGQIDTFTQQAFDLDVDLIIGVGGGKVLDLSKAVAEQAQLPIVTVPTIAATCAAWSALTVLYDEQGQSAGYRPLRRSPNLVLADSHILASAPRRYLAAGIGDTLVKWHEFAVNLSGNATSLTLRNSVSTAKLALDILEAHAIEVYESTDTTGSTPQFRDVADAIIVLAGLVGSISDGSLHAAIAHGLHDSLTKLPETHASLHGEKVAFGLFTQWILEGKAGDELHELTTLLHKLNLPITLAELGIQQQPQEAAARIAAGLQLREGSAAHLSFGVSTAQVTEAILQADRIGQAFIESNDSIESNGSITKFTESVESNENNSYTKEVSSL
- a CDS encoding ABC transporter substrate-binding protein, which encodes MIRPNRQHTLALTVFLSAVLLLLISGCSAGTDNQAAGTGTTPTAASAASNKDVTIRVGQTGWGNLELGLKAAGLDDTPYKVTYNVFQGGNLILEAMAANQLDFGVTSEIPPIFASQAANGGSFKIIAVQQGSTLNQEVVVPKGSSIKSVADLKGKKVAFVKNTTAHYFLLKMLEEAGLTWSDISPVELTTADGLSALISGKVDALASYGNAIISAHQNEATTLASAKDILSGSFLVAASDQAIANEEQKKALADYLERINKFNDWARANKDAWAQITADNTHQPVEQALKTYTDGEAQRPSRIVAISDEAIKSEQDVADTFQQAGIFDQAVDVSTFWSDALQDQLPAPGSQ